DNA sequence from the Candidatus Hydrogenedentota bacterium genome:
GGCACAACCTCGGACAACCGATACCGGACGACGCTCAGGACGAGAAACAGCGCCGATACCACAAACGCGAATGGCGTAAGGTCCAAGCCGGAGATCGGGCCCGCGTCAAGTACGTATGCCGCGTTCGCCACCCACGGCACAAGAATCGTAAGCACCATGAAGACGCGCTGACCCCTGTAAAGCGACTGCCCAGCAAAAGCGTTGCGCAGCAGCAGTATCGTGCCACACAGCAACAACGCCCACGCGTACTGGTTGTTGAGCCAAAAGACCCACCCGTAATGAAACCGCAGAAACGGCAATCCATCCGTCGATATCCAAATATCCCGCCAGAGCATGCCATGATACGAATTGGTGAACGCGGCAATCAGGGTAAGCACTGGGATTGCAGAAAGCGCTGCCAGGCGTTTGCCGCTCAAGTAACGTCCGAGCCCCGACGCGTACACAGCGGCGAAGCACCACGACGGCGCCACAAAGACAATGCCAACATACTGAAATTGCGCCGCGAACACTTTGGCTTGAAGTTGAGGGACGATCAGTTCAAGACCGTAGAAGAAACTCCAGACTCCGCACGCCGCAATCAGGCAAAGCACCCACCTTCCAATGGGATTGCGCCGTTTAGGCCACAGGTAGCCGCAAAGAACTGCGGCTACCACCGCCGAAGCGAACGGAATTGCGGCTATGAAACGGACATCTGACCACATGACCCGCGTGTCTCTGTCGCAGATTGGCGCTTCGCCACTCTAGGCTATACTTGAAGCCGGTGTCCAGCATGGTATAGGGGCGCGATATACGTGTACACTTACCGGGAGAAACGATTTTTGTGTCCTGGATACGGAATTACACGTTCCCCCGGGATTGTTACGCTCTCTGCAGGGCCTGAATGGATAATGGCAAAGGCTACTTGGGAATAGGGATTATGGCCGCCGGCACGACGACGCTCCAAGGTAAGATCACCCGGTTGTACAAGGGTTTGACGAACTTGTACACCGAGTTGCCGTACCGTTTTTCGCGGGAGGCGTATTCTTTCCCGACATGGCACTACTATTTCGAGATCACACGCCGCTGCAACCTGCGCTGCAAGATGTGTCAGTACATCGACTGGCTGGAGACCGTGCCCACGCGGATTCAGGCGGAGGGCGAGCTCACCACCGAGGAGTGGTTGAACGTCGTCGACCAGACCGGGCGGTTCAGCTTCATCACGTTTACCGGCGGCGAGGTGTTTGTTCGGAAGGACTTCATGCGGATCTTCGAGTACGCCTGCTCGAAGCGGCGCGTTCATTTTATCTCGAACGCGACGATGCTGACGGACGAGCGCGCGAAGCGTTGTGTCGAGCTCGCGCCGAAGCGGCTCGGCGGGATTGGGTTCAACTTTGCGGGCGTGTCGCTCGATGGCACGCAAGAGACGCACGACGTCATCCGCGCGCAGCGCGGCGCCTACGATAAGAGCATTAGGGGCATCGAGGCGATTGCGAAGTATCGCGAGGAACTCGGCAAGCCGGCGCCATTGATTCACATCAATACGGTGATTCAGGAAGCGAACCTCCACTGCCTGCCGGAGATGCCGCACGTCGCAAAGGACGCGGGCGCAAACGTGTTGAACTTGCTTACCGAAACGCGCGTTCACGACATCCCCGAGTTGGGCCGCGTCGATCCCGGCACGCTCACGCGCGACGACTTCAAGCAACCGCGCATCGAGCGCAAACGCCTGGAGGAGTCCCTGCACAAGACGCTGGATGAGGCGGCGCGCATCGGTATCGAAGTGCGCATGCCGCGCATGCCGTTCGAGGAAGTCGTCAACCACTACGACCAAGGCTACGATCTGCGCAAGTTCGACTGCCGCTCAATCTGGTCCACGCTCATCGTCGGCGCCAAGGGCGGCGTGTACCCCTGCTGGATTCAGAAGGTCGGCAACGTCCGCGAAAATACCCTGAAGGAACTGCGCAACAACGAAATCACCCGGCAATTCCGCCAGCGCCGCCGCGAGAGCGGGTTTGCAGTTTGCCGTGGGTGCTGCGAAATTCTCTACCGCGGCGAGGCGCACGCCAAAACCGGCGACCCCATCCCTGTCTCCGACACGCCTCCGCAAAGCGAAGAAGCGGCCGAGACCTTCGCGGTGAAGTAAGCGCTACCTGTCCTTGGCAGAGAGAGGTTTCTCTCAAGGCCGTCCCATTCCACTTGTTCGGGCTTTCGCTGCAATCCTATCCGCAGGGCGATAGAGTCATGTCGATAGGAGGCCGAGATGTCGTTGAAGGAACGAGTTCAGGACGAGATGAAGTCGGCGATGAAGGACAAGAATGTACCGCGGCTCGAGTGTCTGCGGATCGTGAAGGACGCGTTGCTGTTAAAGGAGAAGGAGTCGGACGACGCGCTGACGGACGGGGCGTCGGTTGCCATGTTGCGCGCGGAAGTCAAGAAGCGGCAACAGTCGCTGGAGATTCCGATTCGTATGAGAACATCGACTACTTTGCTTTCTTCCCCAGCTTTAAGACCGCGCAGCTACTTTGCCATCCCGTTGCAATGCGAAGCGGAGCTTCTGGAGCGGGTGCGTTTCCAGGCAGGGAGCTTGGGAACGAGACGAACATCCAACGGCCCGTGGCAAGACTCCTGTAGCGTCCGGTTTCCATGCCGGGCGAAAGGGCCCAAAGACAGTTTTGCCGGGAAATTCACGTCCGCCATGGAAGGACGGACGCTACATTTTCCGCCAACAGAACTTTTGCCACAGGGCTGCTAAGCCGTAACGAGTGAAGACGGGCACTCCGGATGGAGCAATTCGTCCGGAGATTTCTTATTGACGCATTGAAAATGGGCGAAGCAGCCGATAGAGTTTCTGCATGGTTAGGAGGCCGTGATGTCGCTCAAAGATCGTGTTCAGGACGAGATGAAGTCTGCGATGAAGGACAAGAACACGCCGCGGCTCGAGTGTCTGCGGATGGTGAAGGGCGCGTTGCTGTTGAAGGAGAAGGAGTCGGGCGACGCGCTGACGGACGAGGCGTCGGTTGCCGTGTTGCGCGCGGAAGTCAAGAAGCGGCAACAGTCGCTCGACATTTTCCGTGACTTAGGCAAGGCAGCGGAAACCGCGGCGACGGAAGCCGAGATTGCGATCATAAACGAATTCCTGCCACAGCAACTCTCCGAAGCGGACTTGGAGGCAAAGGTGCGCTCATACCTTGCGGCACACCCGGAACTGAACCACGCGGGAAAACTAACCGGCGCGATGAAAAAGGAATTGGGCGACCTCGCGGACGGTCGTGTGCTGAACGAAGTCTGCAAGCGGGTCGTGGGAGGATAGCGTTCATGCGTGCGGTAATGCGTGCGGGCTTGGTGCTTGTCGTTGGGTTGGCCGCCGGATGTTCGCCCGCCAACGCTCCTGCGCCAGCGCAGTCCGCCGACGCGCCTGCTGCGGAGGCGCCGAAAGCCGATGCACTGCCCGCGGACGTGCCGATTCCGGTCGGCCTCGAAGGGCGCAAGGACTCGACTCAACCGGGCAGCGGATACTTCGTCGTGCAAGGCCAAATTCCTTCGTCGGTCCCAGAGGCGGTTGCAGAGTTTCGCAAGCAGGCCGAGAGCGCCGGATGGAAGGCGCTGGGCGAGGCGCCTTCCGACGATTCGGTCGCGACGCTCGCATTCGAGAAGGAAACACGTTCCCTGAAGATCACGCTGGTCAAGGCAGAGAACACCGTCACAAATATGAACTTGATGACGGGGCCGAAGTAACAGCCCTTCGCGATTGGGCCATCACTCATGTGTGTCCGCTCGCAATCCCTTGACAAATCGCTTTAATAGCATAGATAATTCTGTCTCTGGCCTTCCTGCCAGGCGGAGGGGTTAACTTCGTGACAGCGTGAGTTGGTTTACTTTTGGGGCCCTCGGCGAATTGCCAGACGATGAGGACAGAGTTCGGGCACGCTCGCAGCCAGAGTACCGGCCCGCATACGCGCTGCTTTTGGTTCTGAGCGGCTCAATCTTCGTCTTGCAGTACGCGTTCGTCGCGGCGTTTCCATACCTGGCGACGCTGCTACCCGCCGGAACGGTCGATGTCGTCCATGCAGCACTCCTGACACTGTTTCTATTCCCACTGCTGCTCGTCTTCGTCCTGCGACCGATGATGCGTCAAATTGCGGCGCGCGAGAAAACCCAGGCGGCGCTTCGTACGCTTGCTGACGGACTGGAGTCGCGGGTCCGGGAGCAAACCGCCGCGTTGCGCACGGAAATCGAGGAGCGCAAACAGGCGGCCGAATCGCTGAAGCTATTCCGATCGCTGATGGATAAGAGTCTTGATGCAATCGCGATCATCGATCCCGATACGGCGCGCGTTCTCGACGCCAACGAGGAAGCGTGCAATGCACTGGGTTACACGCGGGAGGAACTGCTGACGAAACGGGTCTTCGATTTCGATCCGCTCGTCGATCAATCCGAGTACACACGGCGCGCGGAGGAACTGCGCAAGTCCGGTTCGTGGAGCCTCGAAAGCCTCCACCGTCGAAAAGACGGGACGACTTACCCGATCGAGGTCACGCTGCGATATGTATCGCTTGGACGAGATTATATCGTGAGCGTCGCGCGCGACATTACGGAACGCTTGCGCACGGAGGAGGAGCGAAAACGGCTGGCGATGGCGGTCGAGCACGCGGCCGAGACGATCGTGATTACGGACACGACGGGTGCGATTGTGTACGTTAACCCGGCGTTCGAAAAGATTACCGGTTACACGCGTGACGAGGCGGTTGGGCAGAACCCGAGGATACTTAAGAGCGGCAAACAGGGCGGCGCGTTCTACGCGCACCTTTGGGAGACCATTTCCCGCGGCGAGGTGTGGCGCGGAAACATGACCAACAAGCGGAAGGATGGGAGCTTATACGAGGAAGACGCTACCATCTCGCCGGTACGCGACAGCCGTGGAAATGTAATCGCGTTCGTTGCGATCAAACGCGATATTACAGAGCAACTGAACCTGGAAGCCCAGTTGCGCCAGTCGCAAAAGATGGAAGCAATCGGGGGACTGGCGGCTGGAATAGCGCATGACTTCAACAACATCCTCGCCGCAATCCTGGGGTACACCCAAATCGCAATGCTGGATATGGCCGCGGACGACCCGCTCCATAAGCACCTGGAGCAGGTCGAAAAGGCATCGCTTCGCGCGCGGGACCTCGTCCAGCACATACTGACGTTCAGCCGCCAGACGGAAGCGATTCTGCGGCCAGTCCGTCTAGACGTGATCATCGAGGAAGTATTGAAACTGTTGCGCGCCAGCCTTCCGCGCATCATCGAGTTTCGCGCCGACGTACAGCCTCTCGACCATTTGGTGCGGGCAGACTCGACGCAGATTCACCAGGTGATTATGAACCTGTGTACAAATGCCGCTCACGCGATGCGGGTCCATGGCGGCGTACTGGAGGTGTCGCTCCGTTCGATCGAAGTGGACCGCCATACCCCCAAGGCTTCGCTCGAACTGAATGAAGGGTTGTGGGCCCAGATTTCGGTTTCCGATACGGGGCATGGGATGGATTCGGCGACCGTTAATCGAATATTCGAACCGTTCTTCACGACGAAACATGACGAAGGGGGCACGGGACTGGGCCTGTCGACGGTCCACGGAATTGTGAAGCAGCACGGAGGGACTATTACCGTATACAGCGAACCGGGCCAGGGTACGGTCTTTCACATTTACTTACCGCTAATCCTCGGGGCGGAGGAGGACGCGTCGCATCGGCATACGGAAGCGCCACGCGGGAATGGCGAGCGGGTTCTCGTCGTGGACGATGAGGAGCCGGTGGCGTTGATGACAGCCGGAATGCTGGAGAAACTTGGCTACACGGTGACGGTGCGGACAAGCGCCGTCGAAGCGATCGCTACATTCCGCGCGGACCCGGGCCAGTTCGATCTTGTGATCACCGACCAAACGATGCCACAGATGACAGGCAGGTCCCTGATAGCGGAGCTGAGACGAATCCGGCCCGATATCGTGGTGCTTATGGCCACGGGTTACGGCGCCAACGTCGACGAAAGGTCGTTGCAGGTTGCGGCCATACTCTTGAAACCGGTTCTATTTGACCAGTTGGCGGTCGCAGTGCGGGCGGCCCTGCAACCGAGTACGCGGTAAAGCGCCGCCTTGCGATCGGTTCCGTATATCATAAGCGGAAAGAGGCAGTCGTAGTTAACATGAAGAACGAAACGAGTCCGTACCGCGCCCTGGTAGTGGATGACGACGCGAACGTCAGGGAATTACTCCGGCTTTCCTTCGAGCGTGAAGGTGTGCGGTGTGAAGTGGCCGAAGACGGAATTGTTGCGGAAAACCAGTTGCGCCAAAGAAACTTCGACGTCCTTGTCACGGACCTGCGCATGCCGAGAAAACACGGTCACCAACTCATTACGGAAGTACTGGCGAAACACAATCGCCCCATGGTGATCGTCATCACCGGGGTTGCGGATCCGCGGATTGTGGGAGATCTGTTCGCCCGTGGCGTCGCGGACGTGGTATCCAAGCCGTTCGATTTTCCCATTTTTGCGGTCAAAGTGCGTGCCATGTTGGACCGTCAGACGAAAGGCATCGACATGGCGCAGCCCCATGCTGGTGTGGCGGGGCAAATCGACCAGGCCAGTCTTGCGTTGCAGGCACAGTTGGCCCAAATCACCGAGAGCTTCAATGCGACGATCTCAAACCTCACTAGCCAGAAAGAGGCGCTCGAAGCGGGCTTCCTCAATTCGGTGCGAGTATTTACCAGCTTGATAGCTGAGAGCGGACACTCCGACGAGAGCCACGCCGTTCGCGTCGAGCAGATGGCGATGGACTTGGCGGACGCCGCGGAATTGACGAGTTCGGAGAAGAATGTTCTGGGAATCGCCGCCCTGCTGCATGATATAGGACAATTCGGGATGCCGGACTCGATCCGAAGCAAGCCGCCCTGGTTGCTGGACCCCGATGAGCGGGCCGTATATTGCCGGTATCCGCTGATCGGCGCGTCGCTCATGGGCGAGATGCCGGGAGCAATGAAGATAGCCGGGCTTATCGAGCAGCATTCCGAGAACTTCGACGGGACGGGTTTTCCCTGGAATTTGGAGGGGCCTCACGTGTCGATCTCCGCGCGCATCATTCGCATCGCGGACGGAGTGGACACGTTTCTGTCACATGCGCGCGGCGAAAACGCGATCGATCAAGTGTGCGAACATATTCGCGCACAGCGCGGCAAAGCCTACGATCCGGAACTTGTTCCGCGCGCCTTGGTCTACGTCACCGATTACTGGAAGGCGAGCCAGGATACGAAGACTGTCCGAGTGCCGGCTGACTCGCTACGGCCGGGATTGACCTTGGCTGAGAACGTTTACGACCCGGACGGCCACTTCTTGGCGCGAAGGGGCGCAACGTTGACCCTTTCGATGATTAGCCATCTGAGGAGCCTCATCGGCAAGCAGGATGTTTTGGTCGTCGAGCCGGAATCGGAATGACAGGCCAACGAGCGACTCGCGAACGCGCCGTGTGCCGCAGCATGGACGATACGCCATCGAGTTGACGTCCCTCCGGCCCACCGGCGCCGGACCAATCCATGCCGGACGAGCGATGCGTGGCGGTGTGCGCAGGTGGTTGGCCGCAGCAGCACTCGAGACCGCGCCGCTCCTGGGAATTGCCGGCCACGACTGCCATTCGTGCGCCCGTCCGTGCTCCTAACCGTATTCGCACAAAATTGATCGCCTGCGGCCTAAAGCGAATACTAGAAGCGAGCGTGCAATTCGCCAATTCTTCCTAACTGCGCTTGCCGCCACTGGAGAGATCGGATGCATACGCCACCCCGCCTGAGCCCATTGTGCCGGACCTGCGGGATGCCGCTGGACTATGATCGGTACATGGCATCTGCGCAAATCGGCACGCAGGAATCCGGGCAATGTTCGTACTGTGCGAACGCCCACGAGGATGACATTACGCCACCGACCAGCGGAGATGTTGAGAAACTGCTCGAAATTCTGATTCGAGTCTATCGCGCGGATCGCAGTCCGTGGCGAATGCTGGCGAAGTGCGTACTCGCTATGAAACCGATTATGCCGTCTGCCGTGCTCGCCCCGATGAAAGTGATAGATTCTGTGCCGCGCAAGTCGCCGGCTTCCAAGTACGATGCCGTGGTGTTGTACAGCGGCGGCAAAGATTCCTCGTACATGCTGCTCAACCTCGCGAAACGCGATTTGCGACTGTGCGCGTGGATGCTTCAGCAGGGGTACCAATCGCCGCATGCGATTGCCAACGCGCGCCGCCTTTGCGACAAGATAGGCGTGCCACTTCACATCGAAACGCCGGGCAAGCACCTGATGGATCAGGTGTTTCGCGCGGGGCTCGACGTAGATTCCCGCGAGAGCGAAAGCGACGTGCTCCGGGCGGCGATGACGTATGGTTCGGCGTGTGGCGCGTGTTTTACCTCGATTGCGTCGTACGCCGCCAAGTTCTGCATCGAGAACGACCCGGCATTCTGCTTCATCGGTACGCAGGAGGGACAGAACCGAATGGACCTGAGCGGAAAGCCGGTACTTGCGACCGAATCGCTGCCTACGGTCGATATCATGTTGAGCCGGGCTTTCTTCGCGCTACGCCGCCGAATCGAGGAGCAGGTCCCCGGAGCGTTGCCGGACATCAAGCCGGGCGCGTGCCGCACGGTTTTGGTGCCGTTTTACGAGTTCGTGCGAAAGCCACCGCTGCCCGAGCAGATCGCCGAATTGCAGAAGGTGGGCTGGGAGATGCCGAACAATACCGGCACATGCAGCACGAATTGCATGGTCAACGAACTCGGTCGTCACGTGATGCGGCACCGGTTCGGTTTTGACCTCTACCAAATCATGGACGCCAACGAGCGGCGTCTTAAGATGTGCCGGGGCGAGCGCGTAGTCGAAGCGCACGACGATGAGCACGTCGACGCCGAGCAAGTCGCGCGCGCGGCCAAAATCATGGGCCTCACGGCAGACGAAAAACGCCGGTATGGCATCGAGGTCTAGCGCGGAGTTCCGTCGCGCGTTCCTCCCTCCCATCGCGATTACCCGTACAGCGGGCCATCGGTCCCTGCAAAAGGGGCCGCCGATACGAAGCGGTCCCCGCGGGAAGCGCCGGCTATTGAACCGCCGCGGGCTCGCACGCCGCGGGTTTCGGCGCGGAAAATTCTCCGCATCGCGCGTTGAACTGTTGAACGTAAAGCCGCTCGATGATTTGGACGGACAAAACGAACATCAACACAACGTCCAGTGTTCGAGTAAGCCGGCTTTCAAATGGTATTGCGGCGCGCACCCTAAACATGGCGCGGATTGCCTTTCTATTGAAAATGCCGGCGCGATCGAGGGCTCCCGGCGAAAGATAGCGATCGAGCAATTGGTCGAGCTGGACCGAATGGCCGCGCTTTATGCGTAATGGTGGAGCAAAGTACGGCCACTTCTTCCGCCGGTAGATGGCTTCCGTAATACGGCCGGCGAAGGCCTCGCGAAGTACGTATTTTTCCACACCATCCCGGATCTTCAAGCCATCCGGAATGCGCCTCGCCAAGTCGAACAGGTGGTGGTCGAGAAACGGCGGGCGTCCTTCGATTGCGTGCGCCAGTTCCGGACGATCGCCCAGAGCGGCCAGAAGGTAGGGCGCCAGCATGGACTTTATGCTGAAGTATTGTACTTGCCGCATGTGCGGCAGCAGGTCCGTCTGGGACCGGTCGATTCGCCCGCGAAGGCGCGCCATAGGGCGTGACGACAAGAGGCGCGCGCGATGCTTCGCGTCGAAGAGTCCTGCAATGACTTTCTGCATACGGTCTGAAAGGGAGCGGGCGTGCTCGTGGAGCGGCAGAAAGCCCAATTGCGCAACCACGTCGTCGAGGCGTTTGCCACGCGGAGGCCGTTTTGGCTTTAACCGATTCACCATTTGATCGGACATCGATCCTTTGCCCGGCTGGAAATAGACGTATCCGAGAAAGACCTCGTCCGATCCCTCTCCCGTAAGCACAACCTTGACATGTTCCCGAGCCAGCCGCGAGAGCAGGAACTTACCGACCCCATGAAGATTCAGGAATGGAATCTCCGAAATCCATAGGAAGTCTTCCGCGCTGGCGAGCAGCGTTTCGAGGTCGCACGTGACGGAATGAAACTCGGCCCCAACGTGCCGGGCCATGTCCTGCGATAACTGAAACTCGTTGAACGCGTGGTCGTCTGGAAATG
Encoded proteins:
- a CDS encoding GatB/YqeY domain-containing protein, translating into MSLKDRVQDEMKSAMKDKNTPRLECLRMVKGALLLKEKESGDALTDEASVAVLRAEVKKRQQSLDIFRDLGKAAETAATEAEIAIINEFLPQQLSEADLEAKVRSYLAAHPELNHAGKLTGAMKKELGDLADGRVLNEVCKRVVGG
- a CDS encoding PAS domain S-box protein gives rise to the protein MSWFTFGALGELPDDEDRVRARSQPEYRPAYALLLVLSGSIFVLQYAFVAAFPYLATLLPAGTVDVVHAALLTLFLFPLLLVFVLRPMMRQIAAREKTQAALRTLADGLESRVREQTAALRTEIEERKQAAESLKLFRSLMDKSLDAIAIIDPDTARVLDANEEACNALGYTREELLTKRVFDFDPLVDQSEYTRRAEELRKSGSWSLESLHRRKDGTTYPIEVTLRYVSLGRDYIVSVARDITERLRTEEERKRLAMAVEHAAETIVITDTTGAIVYVNPAFEKITGYTRDEAVGQNPRILKSGKQGGAFYAHLWETISRGEVWRGNMTNKRKDGSLYEEDATISPVRDSRGNVIAFVAIKRDITEQLNLEAQLRQSQKMEAIGGLAAGIAHDFNNILAAILGYTQIAMLDMAADDPLHKHLEQVEKASLRARDLVQHILTFSRQTEAILRPVRLDVIIEEVLKLLRASLPRIIEFRADVQPLDHLVRADSTQIHQVIMNLCTNAAHAMRVHGGVLEVSLRSIEVDRHTPKASLELNEGLWAQISVSDTGHGMDSATVNRIFEPFFTTKHDEGGTGLGLSTVHGIVKQHGGTITVYSEPGQGTVFHIYLPLILGAEEDASHRHTEAPRGNGERVLVVDDEEPVALMTAGMLEKLGYTVTVRTSAVEAIATFRADPGQFDLVITDQTMPQMTGRSLIAELRRIRPDIVVLMATGYGANVDERSLQVAAILLKPVLFDQLAVAVRAALQPSTR
- a CDS encoding radical SAM protein codes for the protein MDNGKGYLGIGIMAAGTTTLQGKITRLYKGLTNLYTELPYRFSREAYSFPTWHYYFEITRRCNLRCKMCQYIDWLETVPTRIQAEGELTTEEWLNVVDQTGRFSFITFTGGEVFVRKDFMRIFEYACSKRRVHFISNATMLTDERAKRCVELAPKRLGGIGFNFAGVSLDGTQETHDVIRAQRGAYDKSIRGIEAIAKYREELGKPAPLIHINTVIQEANLHCLPEMPHVAKDAGANVLNLLTETRVHDIPELGRVDPGTLTRDDFKQPRIERKRLEESLHKTLDEAARIGIEVRMPRMPFEEVVNHYDQGYDLRKFDCRSIWSTLIVGAKGGVYPCWIQKVGNVRENTLKELRNNEITRQFRQRRRESGFAVCRGCCEILYRGEAHAKTGDPIPVSDTPPQSEEAAETFAVK
- the asnB gene encoding asparagine synthase (glutamine-hydrolyzing): MCGIVGFVGHALQEGELHRAVAALHHRGPDGNGIYLAQGVNVGLGHARLAIMDLQTGAQPLFSEHNDVVLVCNGEIYDYDRLRRDLEARGHMFRSRSDSELIIHLYEEFGRDFVAHLRGEFAFLLYDENRQELLAVRDRFGIKPLFFNVEQNKFLFASEAKALFATGKLAPRISVPSLRDYLSGAMPDSVFEGVDAVPPGYMIVVDVKTGTHSFHRYWDLDLPPEGDSTATPDAVIAQLRDAVEESVRLRLRADVPVGVYLSGGIDSAIIAATVAKYHTGAVKAFTIAFPDDHAFNEFQLSQDMARHVGAEFHSVTCDLETLLASAEDFLWISEIPFLNLHGVGKFLLSRLAREHVKVVLTGEGSDEVFLGYVYFQPGKGSMSDQMVNRLKPKRPPRGKRLDDVVAQLGFLPLHEHARSLSDRMQKVIAGLFDAKHRARLLSSRPMARLRGRIDRSQTDLLPHMRQVQYFSIKSMLAPYLLAALGDRPELAHAIEGRPPFLDHHLFDLARRIPDGLKIRDGVEKYVLREAFAGRITEAIYRRKKWPYFAPPLRIKRGHSVQLDQLLDRYLSPGALDRAGIFNRKAIRAMFRVRAAIPFESRLTRTLDVVLMFVLSVQIIERLYVQQFNARCGEFSAPKPAACEPAAVQ
- a CDS encoding GatB/YqeY domain-containing protein, translated to MSLKERVQDEMKSAMKDKNVPRLECLRIVKDALLLKEKESDDALTDGASVAMLRAEVKKRQQSLEIPIRMRTSTTLLSSPALRPRSYFAIPLQCEAELLERVRFQAGSLGTRRTSNGPWQDSCSVRFPCRAKGPKDSFAGKFTSAMEGRTLHFPPTELLPQGC
- a CDS encoding response regulator; this encodes MKNETSPYRALVVDDDANVRELLRLSFEREGVRCEVAEDGIVAENQLRQRNFDVLVTDLRMPRKHGHQLITEVLAKHNRPMVIVITGVADPRIVGDLFARGVADVVSKPFDFPIFAVKVRAMLDRQTKGIDMAQPHAGVAGQIDQASLALQAQLAQITESFNATISNLTSQKEALEAGFLNSVRVFTSLIAESGHSDESHAVRVEQMAMDLADAAELTSSEKNVLGIAALLHDIGQFGMPDSIRSKPPWLLDPDERAVYCRYPLIGASLMGEMPGAMKIAGLIEQHSENFDGTGFPWNLEGPHVSISARIIRIADGVDTFLSHARGENAIDQVCEHIRAQRGKAYDPELVPRALVYVTDYWKASQDTKTVRVPADSLRPGLTLAENVYDPDGHFLARRGATLTLSMISHLRSLIGKQDVLVVEPESE